Proteins from one Streptomyces genisteinicus genomic window:
- a CDS encoding SpoIIE family protein phosphatase, whose product MSEIPGTASGVVWQSSPPGSIYDYIKVASFSIGADGLVDQWSRRAAELFGVTADQVRGKDPVQAFLPAELRSRARRTVAEILDGREWTGLVPFRAPGGEHAEGIAEIYVMPSDTGDGRPGAVCIVVDVRALRRIESDLAASQAIFGQSPFGFLLFGTDLTVQRTNRRFAAVFGGVAEEHRGRTVHDYLSRPEADRMDAALRRVLETGDPVTDLQITGTAPGSSDRRHWSINLYRVHGGSGRPVGVAGLGTDVTRRHSAAREAANARRNLAILNEAGARIGNSLDLETTARELLDVAVPGFCDLASVDLYQSLLTGDEAPPGQYGSAHAESYGGGSAALRRVAFASAVSDAPLLTTPDCVPDGSAPAAVGEVHRFPFNSPCAGALRTATVRTVPGGEGSLVQSTLAVPMVAHDTVVGLVQFARAKGSEPFGERDRALAVELAARAAVCIDNARLYRREHERALILQRSLLPPGDPEAAGLDIACRYLPGTTTTEVGGDWFDVIELPGHRTALVVGDVMGRGLRAAVAMGELRTAVRTLALLDLEPAEVLSALDEIARGLGGPGTPSQLRRSGASAAPPRPGSSREADLSEVYLATCVYAVYDPVTRRCTFANAGHLPPVLVEPGEEALLLDVPPGMPLGVGGEPFEEVQVELPEGALLALYTDGLVESRDHPLDEGLQAFRDALTDPGPVLEDVCDQVLGRLDTRHGEDDIALLMARIQGLPAEAVGDWRLPREPRSVGRARELTRAQLVSWDLEGLVDTVELLVSELVTNALRYGEGEIRLRLLRDRTLVCEVWDAGLVQPRRRRARDTDEGGRGLQLVGLLSAGWGSRRTPRGKTVWFELGLPDGEPAEPTVDQLLSMF is encoded by the coding sequence GTGAGCGAGATACCTGGGACGGCGAGCGGCGTCGTGTGGCAGAGCAGCCCGCCTGGCTCGATCTACGACTACATCAAGGTCGCGTCGTTCTCGATCGGTGCCGACGGCCTGGTCGACCAGTGGAGCAGGCGTGCCGCCGAACTGTTCGGCGTCACGGCCGACCAGGTCAGAGGCAAGGACCCGGTCCAGGCGTTCCTCCCCGCCGAACTGAGGTCGCGCGCCCGTCGCACGGTGGCCGAGATCCTCGACGGCCGGGAGTGGACGGGTCTCGTCCCGTTCCGTGCCCCGGGCGGTGAACACGCCGAGGGGATCGCCGAGATCTACGTGATGCCGAGCGACACGGGCGACGGCCGGCCCGGAGCGGTCTGCATCGTCGTCGATGTACGGGCACTCCGCCGCATCGAGAGCGATCTCGCCGCATCGCAGGCGATATTCGGCCAATCTCCCTTCGGATTCCTGCTCTTCGGCACCGATCTCACCGTGCAGCGGACCAACCGCCGGTTCGCCGCCGTCTTCGGCGGTGTCGCCGAGGAGCACCGCGGACGCACGGTCCACGACTACCTCTCCCGTCCCGAGGCCGACCGGATGGACGCCGCCCTGCGCCGCGTCCTGGAGACCGGCGACCCCGTCACCGACCTGCAGATCACGGGCACCGCCCCCGGCAGCAGCGACCGCAGGCACTGGTCCATCAACCTCTACCGCGTGCACGGCGGATCCGGCAGGCCCGTCGGCGTGGCCGGACTCGGCACCGACGTGACCCGCCGTCACAGCGCCGCCCGGGAGGCCGCCAACGCCCGGCGCAACCTCGCGATCCTCAACGAGGCCGGCGCCCGCATCGGCAACTCCCTGGACCTGGAGACCACCGCCCGCGAACTCCTCGACGTCGCCGTGCCCGGCTTCTGCGACCTGGCCTCCGTCGACCTCTACCAGTCCCTGCTCACCGGCGACGAGGCGCCGCCCGGCCAGTACGGCTCCGCGCACGCCGAGAGCTACGGCGGCGGCAGCGCCGCACTGCGCCGGGTCGCCTTCGCCAGCGCCGTCTCCGACGCCCCGCTGCTGACCACCCCCGACTGCGTGCCCGACGGCTCCGCACCGGCCGCGGTCGGCGAGGTCCACCGCTTCCCGTTCAACTCGCCCTGCGCCGGGGCCCTGCGGACCGCGACCGTGCGCACCGTCCCCGGCGGCGAGGGGAGTCTCGTGCAGTCGACGCTCGCCGTGCCGATGGTCGCCCACGACACGGTCGTCGGCCTGGTCCAGTTCGCCCGGGCCAAGGGCAGCGAACCCTTCGGCGAGCGCGACCGCGCCCTCGCCGTCGAACTCGCCGCCCGCGCCGCCGTCTGCATCGACAACGCCCGCCTCTACCGCCGCGAGCACGAGCGGGCCCTCATCCTCCAGCGCAGCCTGCTGCCCCCGGGCGACCCGGAGGCGGCCGGTCTCGACATCGCCTGCCGCTACCTGCCCGGCACGACGACCACCGAGGTCGGCGGCGACTGGTTCGACGTCATCGAGCTCCCCGGGCACCGCACCGCCCTCGTCGTCGGCGACGTCATGGGCCGGGGCCTGCGCGCCGCCGTCGCCATGGGCGAACTGCGCACCGCCGTCCGCACCCTGGCGCTGCTCGACCTGGAGCCCGCCGAGGTGCTCTCCGCGCTCGACGAGATCGCCCGCGGGCTCGGGGGCCCCGGCACGCCCTCCCAGCTCCGCCGCTCGGGAGCGTCCGCCGCTCCGCCCCGCCCCGGCAGCTCCCGGGAGGCCGACCTCTCCGAGGTCTACCTGGCCACCTGCGTCTACGCCGTCTACGACCCGGTCACCCGGCGCTGCACCTTCGCCAACGCCGGCCATCTGCCGCCCGTCCTCGTCGAACCGGGCGAGGAGGCGCTGCTGCTCGACGTGCCGCCCGGGATGCCGCTCGGCGTGGGCGGCGAACCCTTCGAGGAAGTGCAGGTCGAGCTGCCGGAGGGCGCCCTGCTCGCGCTCTACACCGACGGGCTGGTCGAGTCCCGCGACCACCCCCTCGACGAGGGGCTGCAGGCCTTCCGCGACGCCCTCACGGACCCCGGCCCGGTCCTGGAGGACGTCTGCGACCAGGTGCTCGGCCGCCTCGACACCCGCCACGGCGAGGACGACATCGCCCTGCTGATGGCCCGTATCCAGGGGCTGCCGGCCGAGGCGGTCGGCGACTGGCGGCTGCCGCGCGAGCCGCGCTCGGTGGGCCGCGCCCGCGAGCTGACCCGCGCCCAGCTCGTCTCCTGGGACCTCGAGGGCCTGGTGGACACGGTCGAGCTGCTCGTCAGCGAACTCGTCACCAACGCGCTGCGCTACGGCGAGGGCGAGATCCGGCTCCGGCTGCTGCGCGACCGCACCCTCGTCTGCGAGGTGTGGGACGCGGGACTGGTCCAGCCGCGCCGCAGGAGGGCCCGCGACACCGACGAGGGCGGCCGCGGACTGCAGCTCGTCGGCCTGCTCAGCGCGGGCTGGGGCTCACGGCGCACCCCGCGGGGCAAGACGGTCTGGTTCGAACTCGGCCTCCCGGACGGGGAGCCCGCGGAGCCGACGGTGGACCAGCTGCTCAGCATGTTCTGA
- a CDS encoding PspA/IM30 family protein codes for MTKQTILGRVAQLAKANINALLDQAEDPQKMLDQLIRDYANNIAEAEAAVASTIGNLRLLEQDHREDVDAAKEWGGKALAASRKADELRAAGKDAEADTFDNLAKVALGRQLGSEKEARTAEPSIASQTEVVDKLKTGLTQMKEKLRELQAKRDELVARATSAQAQNRMMDAVKSIDVLDPTSELSRFEDKVRREEARAMGKQELAASSLDAQFEQLDDAEDDAEIAARLAALKAA; via the coding sequence ATGACCAAGCAGACCATCCTCGGCCGCGTGGCCCAGCTGGCGAAGGCCAACATCAACGCCCTGCTCGACCAGGCCGAGGATCCGCAGAAGATGCTCGACCAGCTGATCCGCGACTACGCGAACAACATCGCCGAGGCGGAGGCGGCCGTCGCCTCCACCATCGGCAATCTGCGGCTGCTGGAGCAGGACCACCGGGAGGACGTGGACGCCGCTAAGGAGTGGGGCGGCAAGGCGCTCGCGGCCAGCCGCAAGGCCGACGAACTGCGCGCGGCCGGGAAGGACGCCGAGGCGGACACCTTCGACAACCTGGCGAAGGTCGCGCTCGGCAGGCAGCTCGGGTCGGAGAAGGAGGCCCGTACCGCGGAGCCGTCCATCGCCTCGCAGACGGAGGTCGTCGACAAGCTCAAGACGGGCCTGACGCAGATGAAGGAGAAGCTGCGCGAGCTCCAGGCGAAGCGGGACGAGCTGGTGGCGCGTGCGACGTCCGCGCAGGCGCAGAACCGCATGATGGACGCGGTGAAGAGCATCGACGTCCTCGACCCGACCAGCGAGCTCAGCCGCTTCGAGGACAAGGTGCGCCGCGAGGAGGCACGGGCGATGGGGAAGCAGGAGCTGGCGGCGTCCTCCCTGGACGCGCAGTTCGAGCAGCTGGACGACGCGGAGGACGACGCGGAGATCGCGGCACGGCTGGCGGCCCTGAAGGCCGCCTGA
- a CDS encoding TPM domain-containing protein, translating into MTRTATHALLAALVAAWWLIVPAAVGARADDPVELSRQGQITDRVDALGDREPAVATALDRLYDDQRLQLFVVYVDGFSGLDAPQWAARTADRNGLGESDVLLAVATGDRQYAYWVDDGSRLTDAQLADVARTGIEPALRENDWAGAAIGAADGYGAVLAGRPVPEVAVTPGEADPGGAGAEVGAGDLVLPVAVVGGAGALAAYAWVKRRRRTETRTTPRGGQEGWGEARPVPLEELDGRARQALVDTDDALRTSREELGFAVAQFGEEAAKPFTAAVEQAQAELTSAFRVRQQLDDAYPEDETGRRAMLDEILARCAEANRRLDAESADFDRLRDLERNAPQALAAARAALGGVDGRMISAGAALGVLRERYAPTASAPVGGAVDEAQDRLEFAARSLDEADRALGAGERGAAAVQVRAAEGAVAQAGLLVDAVDRRATELAEAAGRLPGALTETETDLAEARGLLAGTPEGVSTAALQGRVARAGTVAEEVRREIEAGPYDPIDALRRVEEADAALDEALASAREDEQGTRRARALLDRALLGARAAVGAAADYIATHRGAVGSEARTRLAEAQRRLARAEALSGGDGGTGTDPQAALLEAQHADAMAQQAHTLAENDVRGYGSGFGGPGGFGGPGGFGGGGRGGGLGGAVLGGIILGGVLGGGRGPGGGGFGGGPGSFGGGGTRGRMGGGRF; encoded by the coding sequence GTGACACGGACAGCCACGCATGCCCTGCTCGCGGCACTGGTGGCGGCGTGGTGGCTGATCGTGCCCGCCGCCGTCGGCGCACGTGCCGACGACCCCGTCGAGCTCTCCCGGCAGGGACAGATCACCGACCGGGTCGACGCCCTCGGCGACCGCGAGCCCGCGGTCGCCACGGCCCTGGACCGCCTCTACGACGACCAGCGCCTCCAGCTGTTCGTGGTCTACGTGGACGGCTTCTCCGGCCTCGACGCCCCCCAGTGGGCCGCCCGCACGGCGGACCGCAACGGTCTCGGCGAGAGCGACGTCCTGCTCGCCGTCGCCACCGGGGACCGGCAGTACGCCTACTGGGTCGACGACGGCTCCCGGCTGACGGACGCACAGCTCGCCGACGTCGCGCGCACCGGCATCGAGCCGGCCCTGCGCGAGAACGACTGGGCGGGCGCGGCGATCGGCGCGGCCGACGGCTACGGGGCCGTCCTCGCCGGGCGGCCCGTCCCCGAGGTCGCCGTCACCCCCGGCGAGGCGGACCCCGGCGGCGCCGGAGCCGAGGTCGGCGCGGGCGACCTGGTGCTTCCCGTCGCGGTCGTCGGCGGCGCCGGCGCACTGGCCGCGTACGCCTGGGTCAAGCGGCGGCGGCGCACCGAGACCCGCACCACCCCCCGCGGCGGTCAGGAGGGCTGGGGCGAGGCGCGGCCCGTCCCGCTGGAGGAGCTCGACGGCCGGGCCCGGCAGGCCCTCGTCGACACCGACGACGCACTGCGCACCAGCCGGGAGGAGCTCGGCTTCGCCGTCGCCCAGTTCGGCGAGGAGGCGGCGAAGCCGTTCACCGCGGCGGTGGAGCAGGCCCAGGCGGAACTCACCAGCGCCTTCCGGGTGCGCCAGCAGCTCGACGACGCGTACCCGGAGGACGAGACGGGCCGCCGGGCCATGCTCGACGAGATCCTCGCCCGGTGCGCCGAGGCCAACCGCCGGCTCGACGCCGAGTCGGCCGACTTCGACCGGCTGCGCGACCTGGAGCGGAACGCGCCGCAGGCCCTGGCCGCGGCGCGCGCCGCGCTCGGCGGCGTCGACGGCCGGATGATCAGCGCCGGGGCGGCCCTCGGCGTGCTGCGCGAACGCTACGCGCCGACCGCCTCCGCGCCCGTCGGCGGAGCCGTGGACGAGGCGCAGGACCGGCTGGAGTTCGCCGCCCGCTCGCTCGACGAGGCGGACCGGGCTCTCGGCGCCGGTGAGCGCGGGGCGGCCGCCGTCCAGGTGCGCGCCGCCGAGGGCGCCGTCGCCCAGGCCGGGCTGCTGGTCGACGCGGTGGACCGCCGGGCCACGGAACTCGCGGAGGCCGCCGGCCGGCTGCCCGGGGCGCTCACCGAGACCGAGACCGACCTGGCGGAGGCGCGCGGACTCCTCGCCGGCACCCCGGAGGGGGTGTCCACCGCCGCCCTCCAGGGACGCGTCGCCCGTGCCGGGACGGTGGCCGAGGAGGTGCGGCGGGAGATCGAGGCGGGTCCGTACGACCCGATCGACGCCCTGCGCCGCGTGGAGGAGGCCGACGCGGCACTGGACGAGGCGCTGGCGTCCGCCCGCGAGGACGAACAGGGCACCCGCCGGGCCCGCGCGCTGCTGGACCGCGCGCTCCTCGGAGCCCGCGCGGCGGTCGGCGCGGCCGCCGACTACATCGCCACCCACCGGGGAGCCGTCGGCAGCGAGGCGCGCACCCGGCTCGCCGAGGCGCAGCGGCGGCTCGCACGGGCCGAGGCCCTGTCGGGCGGCGACGGCGGGACGGGAACGGATCCGCAGGCGGCGCTGCTGGAGGCGCAGCACGCGGACGCGATGGCCCAGCAGGCGCACACGCTCGCGGAGAACGACGTACGGGGTTACGGCTCCGGCTTCGGCGGCCCCGGGGGGTTCGGGGGGCCGGGCGGGTTCGGCGGCGGGGGGCGGGGCGGCGGCCTGGGCGGCGCGGTCCTCGGCGGGATCATCCTCGGCGGCGTGCTCGGCGGGGGCAGGGGGCCCGGCGGCGGGGGTTTCGGCGGCGGGCCGGGCAGCTTCGGCGGCGGGGGGACCCGCGGGCGGATGGGCGGCGGCCGCTTCTGA
- a CDS encoding succinate dehydrogenase/fumarate reductase iron-sulfur subunit, translating to MSTYDARFRVWRGDAEGGGLEDFTVEVNDGEVVLDIVHRLQATQAPDLAVRWNCKAGKCGSCSAEINGRPRLLCMTRMSVFDRGETVTITPLRAFPVVRDLVTDVSFNYAKAREIPAFVPPAGLEPGAYRMRQVDVERSQEFRKCIECFLCQDTCHVVRDHEENKEAFAGPRFLMRVAELDMHPLDAAAERGLDRRATAQDEHGLGYCNITKCCTEVCPESIAITDNALIPLKERAVDRTYDPLVWLGNRIRRRGERDAES from the coding sequence ATGAGCACGTACGACGCGCGCTTCCGGGTGTGGCGGGGCGACGCCGAGGGCGGCGGCCTGGAGGACTTCACCGTGGAGGTGAACGACGGCGAGGTGGTGCTCGACATCGTCCACCGGCTCCAGGCCACCCAGGCCCCCGACCTCGCCGTCCGCTGGAACTGCAAGGCGGGCAAGTGCGGCTCGTGCAGCGCGGAGATCAACGGCCGCCCCCGGCTGCTCTGCATGACCCGCATGTCGGTCTTCGACCGCGGGGAGACCGTCACGATCACCCCGCTGCGCGCCTTCCCCGTGGTGCGGGACCTGGTGACGGACGTGTCCTTCAACTACGCCAAGGCCCGCGAGATCCCCGCGTTCGTGCCCCCGGCCGGGCTGGAGCCCGGCGCCTACCGGATGCGTCAGGTGGACGTGGAGCGCTCGCAGGAGTTCCGCAAGTGCATCGAGTGCTTCCTGTGCCAGGACACCTGTCACGTGGTGCGCGACCACGAGGAGAACAAGGAGGCCTTCGCCGGGCCGCGCTTCCTGATGCGGGTGGCCGAGCTGGACATGCACCCGCTGGACGCCGCCGCCGAGCGGGGCCTGGACCGGCGGGCGACCGCGCAGGACGAGCACGGGCTCGGCTACTGCAACATCACCAAGTGCTGCACCGAGGTGTGCCCGGAGTCCATCGCCATCACCGACAACGCCCTGATCCCGCTGAAGGAGCGGGCCGTGGACCGCACGTACGACCCGCTGGTGTGGCTGGGGAACCGGATCCGGCGGCGCGGGGAGCGCGACGCGGAGTCGTAG
- a CDS encoding fumarate reductase/succinate dehydrogenase flavoprotein subunit: MTQLERQQWDVVIVGAGGAGLRAAIEARERGARTAVVCKSLFGKAHTVMAEGGIAASMGNVNDHDSWQVHFRDTMRGGKFLNQWRMAELHAREAPERVWELETWGALFDRTADGRISQRNFGGHEYPRLAHVGDRTGLELIRTLQQKIVSLQQEDRETYGDPEARLKVFQECTVTRILKDPAPGRGGAVAGTFCYERETGRFFVLEAPAVVLATGGIGKSFKVTSNSWEYTGDGHALALLAGAPLLNMEFVQFHPTGMVWPPSVKGILVTESVRGDGGVLRNSEGRRFMFDYVPDVFKEKYAESEEEGDRWYEDPDANRRPPELLPRDEVARAINAEVKAGRGSPHGGVFLDVSTRMPAETIRRRLPSMYHQFKELADVDITAGPMEVGPTCHYVMGGIAVDSDTAAAVGVPGLFAAGEVAGGMHGSNRLGGNSLSDLLVFGRRAGLHAAALAAAHPDRPSVDEAEVAAAAAEALAPFGAATGTEGAPENPYTLHQELQQTMNDLVGIIRRAGEMEQALERLAALRERAARAGVEGHRQFNPGWHLALDLRNMLLVSECVARSALERTESRGGHTREDHPVMERSWRRVNLVCRLAPPPGGTDGAAVVLERRETDPVRPDLLALFEKEELVKYLAEEELTA, translated from the coding sequence ATGACTCAGCTCGAACGCCAGCAGTGGGACGTGGTCATCGTGGGTGCGGGCGGCGCCGGCCTGCGCGCCGCGATCGAGGCGCGCGAGCGGGGCGCGCGCACCGCCGTGGTGTGCAAGTCGCTCTTCGGCAAGGCCCACACGGTCATGGCCGAGGGCGGTATCGCCGCGTCCATGGGCAACGTCAACGACCACGACTCCTGGCAGGTCCACTTCCGCGACACCATGCGCGGCGGGAAGTTCCTCAACCAGTGGCGGATGGCCGAGCTGCACGCCCGTGAGGCCCCCGAGCGGGTGTGGGAGCTGGAGACCTGGGGCGCGCTCTTCGACCGGACGGCGGACGGGCGGATATCCCAGCGGAACTTCGGCGGCCACGAGTACCCGCGCCTCGCCCACGTCGGCGACCGCACGGGCCTGGAGCTGATCCGCACCCTCCAGCAGAAGATCGTCTCGCTCCAGCAGGAGGACCGGGAGACGTACGGCGACCCGGAGGCGAGGCTCAAGGTCTTCCAGGAGTGCACGGTCACCCGGATCCTCAAGGACCCGGCGCCCGGGCGGGGCGGGGCGGTGGCCGGGACGTTCTGCTACGAGCGCGAGACCGGCCGCTTCTTCGTCCTGGAGGCGCCCGCCGTGGTGCTGGCCACCGGCGGCATCGGCAAGTCCTTCAAGGTGACCTCCAACTCCTGGGAGTACACGGGCGACGGCCACGCGCTGGCGCTGCTCGCGGGCGCGCCGCTGCTCAACATGGAGTTCGTGCAGTTCCACCCCACCGGGATGGTCTGGCCGCCGTCGGTGAAGGGGATCCTCGTCACCGAGTCGGTGCGCGGCGACGGCGGGGTGCTGCGCAACTCCGAGGGCCGGCGCTTCATGTTCGACTACGTGCCCGACGTCTTCAAGGAGAAGTACGCCGAGTCCGAGGAGGAGGGCGACCGCTGGTACGAGGACCCCGACGCCAACCGGCGCCCGCCCGAGCTGCTCCCCCGTGACGAGGTCGCCCGCGCGATCAACGCCGAGGTGAAGGCGGGCCGGGGCTCCCCGCACGGGGGCGTGTTCCTGGACGTCTCCACCCGGATGCCGGCCGAGACGATCCGCCGGCGGCTGCCGTCCATGTACCACCAGTTCAAGGAGCTGGCGGACGTCGACATCACCGCCGGGCCCATGGAGGTCGGGCCGACCTGCCACTACGTGATGGGCGGCATCGCCGTCGACTCGGACACCGCGGCGGCCGTCGGGGTACCGGGCCTGTTCGCGGCCGGCGAGGTGGCGGGCGGGATGCACGGCTCCAACCGCCTCGGCGGGAACTCCCTCTCCGACCTGCTCGTCTTCGGCCGCCGGGCCGGTCTGCACGCCGCCGCACTCGCCGCGGCGCACCCGGACCGGCCGTCGGTGGACGAGGCGGAGGTGGCGGCGGCCGCCGCCGAGGCGCTGGCCCCCTTCGGCGCCGCGACCGGCACCGAGGGCGCCCCGGAGAACCCGTACACCCTCCACCAGGAGCTCCAGCAGACGATGAACGACCTGGTGGGGATCATCCGGCGGGCCGGCGAGATGGAGCAGGCCCTCGAACGGCTGGCCGCGCTGCGCGAGCGGGCCGCCCGAGCCGGGGTGGAGGGGCACCGCCAGTTCAACCCCGGCTGGCACCTCGCCCTGGACCTGCGGAACATGCTGCTGGTCAGCGAGTGCGTCGCCCGCTCCGCGCTGGAGCGCACCGAGAGCCGCGGCGGCCACACCCGGGAGGACCACCCCGTCATGGAGCGGTCCTGGCGCCGGGTGAACCTGGTGTGCCGCCTCGCCCCGCCGCCGGGCGGCACGGACGGCGCCGCCGTCGTGCTCGAACGCCGGGAGACCGATCCCGTCCGCCCCGACCTGCTCGCCCTCTTCGAGAAGGAGGAGCTGGTCAAGTACCTCGCCGAAGAGGAGCTCACCGCATGA